From the Musa acuminata AAA Group cultivar baxijiao chromosome BXJ1-2, Cavendish_Baxijiao_AAA, whole genome shotgun sequence genome, one window contains:
- the LOC135594645 gene encoding uncharacterized protein LOC135594645 — protein MQSPRTVKDLQRLNGRLVALSRFLARSGDRCLPFFKAFKDPKNFQWTSECEEALKQMKQHLASLPRLAFVFPGEKLGLYLAASLHAISSVLVKESSGAQLPIFYVSHVLSGPEERYPPIEKLALALVLSARKLRPYFQAHSVEVITDQPLRQILTKYDVAARVDKDLERAPEAWTLHVDGSANSRGAGAGLVLLAPDGCSFERSLRFGFKATNNEAEYEALLAGLRLALEMQVAAIHVLTDSQLVAEQLSGGYEARDATMAKYLARVRDLAAKFPYFTLSNVPREVNGRADALAKLASRRTPKAWPEMEELPAPAIEVATTAPGGAPTTWVQELLRFKRDETLPLDEGAARRLRRTHAWDTEESGRLYKRSFTYPLLRCLEPDEARTVLAETHEGICGEHIGGRTLAHKILRQGYYWPTMCRDAKAYWGLDLLGPFPPASGQRKYIIVGVDYFTKWVEAEPLATTTEHQMEKFVWKNLVTRFGLPRAIVTDNGPQFAGTRFREFCAGHDIQLRFSSVAHPQTNGLAEVTNRSILDGLRRRVSAARSTWTDELPSVLWSLRTTPKTATGESPYSLTFGTEAVLPPEMTIATLRTRSYEQEASNQGLRASLDVLEERRVDAHLKALSHQRAVARDYNRKVRPRPVRLGDLVLRRAEVSDPTRTRGKLAPKWEGPFRVTGVVRPGTYRLTTMDGSSLPRTWNIQNLKKFFV, from the exons ATGCAGTCCCCTCGGACGgttaaagacctgcagcgactCAACGGTAGGCTTGTCGCCCTatctcgcttcctcgcccgatcgggcgatcgctgcctccctttCTTCAAGGCGTTCAAAGACCCGAAGAACTTTCAATGGACATcggaatgcgaggaggctttGAAACAGATGAAgcagcacctggccagcctccctcgactCGCCTTTGTCTTCCCCGGCGAGAAGCTGGGGCTCTATCTGGCGGCCTCCCTACACGCAATTAGCTCCGTCCTCGTGAAGGAAAGCTCCGGCGCACAACTCCCGATCttctacgtcagccacgtcctgagtggacctgaggagcgttacccgccgatagaaaaactcgcactcgccctggtgctctcggctcggaaattgcgcccctacttccaggcacactcggtggaagtcatcaccgaccaacctctcCGGCAGATCTTAACAAAGTACGATGTCGCAG CTCGGGTGGACAAAGACCTCGAGCGAGCTCCCGAggcttggaccctacacgtggacggctcggccaactcaaGGGGTGCCGGAGCTGGGCTGGTCCTTCTTGCCCCCGACGGATGCTcattcgagcgctccctccgcttcgggtttaaagccaccaacaatgaggcgGAGTACGAAGCACTCCTAGCAGGAttaaggctggccctcgagatgcaggtggccgcgATACACGTCCTCACTGACTCGCAACTCGTGGCCGAACAGCTCAGCGGTGGATATGAAGCTCGTGACGCAACCATGGCCAAATATCTGGCGCGGGTAAGGGATCTAGCCGCGAAATTCCCTTACTTTACGTTATCTAATGTTCCGAGGGAGGTGAACGGACGAGCCGACGCGCTCGCTAAGCTAGCGTCAAGGCGAACCCCCAAAGCGTGGCCAGAGATGGAGGAGCTTCCTGCTCCCGCCATTGAGGTGGCAACCACGGCCCCAGGCGGTGCGCCGACCACGTGGGTGCAGGAGCTGTTGCGCTTCAAGCGGGATGAAACCCTTCCCCTCGACGAAGGCGCAGCTCGGCGTCTGCGCCGCACGCACGCGTGGGACACCGAGGAAAGTGGCCGGCTTTACAAACGatccttcacctaccccctcctAAGGtgtttggagcctgacgaagcccgGACAGTCCTGGCTGAAACTCACGAGGGGATCTGCGGCGAACACATCGGCGGACGTaccctggcgcacaagatactccgccaaggctactaTTGGCCAACCATGTGTCGAGACGCAAAAGCTTAC tggggactggacctcctcggccccttcccaCCGGCCTCTggacagcggaagtacataattgtgggagtggactacttcacaaagtgggtcgaggccgagccactgGCTACGACGACGGAACACCAAATGGAGAAATTCGTTTGGAAAAACCTTGTGACCCGGTTCGGGTTGCCCAGGGCCATTGTCACcgacaacggacctcagttcgccggcacgaggttccgggaattctgcgccggtcatgacattcaactgaggttcagttcggtggcccaccctcagacgaacgggttggctgaggtaaccaaccggtccatccTGGATGGCCTCAgaagaagagtgtccgcagcccgatcgacctggacggacgagctccccagcgtgctgtggtcgctgcgcaccacccCCAAAACTGCGACCGGAGAATCCCCGTATAGCTTGACTTTCGGGACCGAGGCTGTCCTACCGCCCGAGATGACTATTGCCACACTTCGAACAAGGAGCTACGAACAGGAGGCCTCGAACCAGGGACTTCGCgccagcctcgacgtgctcgaggagcgacgcgtcgacgcacacctgaaggccctctctcaccagagagccgtcgcaagGGACTACAACAGAAAGGTGCGACCCAGACCAGTCAGgttaggcgatctagtcctacggagggccgaagtcagcgacccgacccgaacgagggggaagctggcccccaagtgggagggacctttCCGGGTCACCGGTGTGGTTCGACCAGGTACCTATCGACTCACAACGATGGACGGTTCCTCCCTGCCGAGGACATGGAACATCCAGAACCTTAAAAAATTCTTCGTTTGA